One window of Psychrobacillus sp. FSL H8-0483 genomic DNA carries:
- the sdaAB gene encoding L-serine ammonia-lyase, iron-sulfur-dependent subunit beta: protein MKFKSVFDIIGPVMIGPSSSHTAGAARIGRVARDLFGKQPTWAKIYLYGSFAETYKGHGTDIAIIGGLLDYDTFDERIKTAFEDAEKVGLSFEFIPETAHTEHPNTARIVIGDGQQEMSMVGISIGGGKTEITELNGFPLRLSGNLAAILVVHEDRSGCIASVSNCLAKYDINIGHMEVSRKEKGNMALMVIEVDQNINESILVELGKLPNITQVTRIAD from the coding sequence TTGAAATTCAAGTCTGTTTTTGACATAATTGGACCCGTTATGATTGGACCATCCTCTTCCCATACAGCTGGAGCAGCACGCATCGGTCGAGTTGCACGAGATTTATTTGGAAAGCAACCTACTTGGGCTAAAATATATTTGTATGGATCTTTTGCGGAAACGTATAAAGGGCATGGGACAGATATAGCGATAATCGGTGGATTACTTGATTACGATACATTTGATGAGCGTATTAAAACTGCTTTTGAAGACGCGGAAAAAGTAGGACTTTCATTTGAATTTATTCCAGAAACAGCTCATACGGAACATCCAAATACGGCGCGTATTGTTATTGGTGATGGCCAGCAAGAGATGTCGATGGTTGGAATATCGATAGGTGGGGGCAAAACGGAAATTACAGAATTAAATGGATTCCCTCTTCGACTGTCTGGTAACTTAGCAGCTATTTTGGTTGTACATGAAGATCGTTCTGGATGTATTGCTAGCGTTTCCAATTGTTTAGCGAAGTATGATATTAATATTGGTCATATGGAGGTTTCTCGAAAAGAGAAAGGGAACATGGCGTTAATGGTTATCGAAGTGGATCAAAATATTAACGAATCTATTTTAGTGGAGCTTGGTAAATTGCCAAATATTACTCAAGTTACAAGAATTGCAGATTAA
- the sdaAA gene encoding L-serine ammonia-lyase, iron-sulfur-dependent, subunit alpha, translated as MEVLFHNVRELVERANEEKKLISEIMIEQEIMITGRSREEIMSQMDRNLTVMEEAVERGLNGVRSTSGLTGGDAVLLQAYMKKGNTLSGELMLDAVSKAVATNEVNAAMGTICATPTAGSAGVVPGTLFAVKNKLNPTREQMIRYLFTAGAFGFVVANNASISGAAGGCQAEVGSAAGMAAAAIVEMAGGTPAQSSEAFAITLKNMLGLVCDPVAGLVEVPCVKRNAMGASNSLVAADMALAGVTSRIPCDEVIDAMYKIGQTMPTSLKETAQGGLAATPTGKWLEAKIFGGAVVGSGN; from the coding sequence GTGGAGGTTTTATTTCACAATGTTCGTGAGCTAGTAGAAAGAGCGAATGAAGAGAAAAAGCTTATTTCTGAAATTATGATTGAGCAAGAAATTATGATAACCGGACGTTCGCGAGAAGAAATTATGAGTCAGATGGATCGTAATTTGACGGTCATGGAAGAAGCGGTGGAAAGAGGGTTAAATGGTGTCCGTTCTACCTCTGGATTAACTGGAGGAGACGCAGTTCTTCTGCAAGCCTATATGAAAAAAGGGAATACTCTTTCAGGAGAATTAATGCTAGATGCAGTAAGTAAAGCGGTTGCGACGAATGAAGTGAATGCTGCTATGGGTACTATTTGTGCTACACCTACTGCGGGTTCAGCTGGTGTTGTACCTGGAACGTTATTTGCGGTGAAAAATAAATTAAATCCAACTAGAGAGCAAATGATTCGCTATTTGTTTACTGCCGGAGCATTTGGCTTTGTTGTAGCGAATAACGCATCTATTTCTGGAGCTGCTGGTGGATGTCAGGCTGAGGTTGGTTCAGCCGCTGGGATGGCTGCAGCAGCGATTGTCGAAATGGCTGGAGGAACTCCTGCACAAAGTTCGGAGGCTTTTGCGATAACACTAAAGAATATGCTTGGTTTAGTTTGTGACCCTGTAGCAGGACTTGTAGAGGTACCTTGTGTGAAACGAAATGCTATGGGAGCTTCTAATTCTCTAGTAGCTGCAGATATGGCCCTTGCAGGTGTAACGAGTCGCATTCCATGTGATGAAGTAATCGATGCCATGTATAAAATTGGTCAAACAATGCCAACTTCCCTAAAAGAAACAGCTCAAGGCGGACTCGCTGCAACTCCAACTGGTAAATGGTTAGAGGCTAAAATTTTCGGTGGAGCAGTGGTAGGCAGTGGAAATTAA
- the recG gene encoding ATP-dependent DNA helicase RecG — translation MKKDELVTSLKGVGSGTANALHELGIVTLEDLVMTFPYRHEDFRLKNLAETAHNERVTVEGRVESEPSLLFLGKNKSRLQVRLLAGQHLIKAVFFNQAYLKTKIIPGSVVTVTGKWDRGRQVINVSTFSAGPKTDQQDFEPVYSLKGSISQKIFRKFMRQALDEIQGYLVDPLPESIRVPYRLPNISEALEGIHFPQDADHSKNARRRFVYEELLTFQLKMQAIKKARKEQNVGNSVAYNNDMVKKLIESLPYELTNAQKRVVNEICRDLKEPHRMNRLLQGDVGSGKTVVAAICLYSVITAGYQGALMAPTEILAEQHASSLDEWLSPIGVKIALLTGSTKAKARRIVLENLEAGNIDLLIGTHALIQPDVKFNRLGLVITDEQHRFGVEQRRVLKEKGENPDVLFMTATPIPRTLAITAFGEMDVSIIDEMPAGRKKIDTHWMKHDQLHKLVVRLKKELANGRQAYIICPLIEESEKLDVQNAVDVYNMMSAELGNDYSVGLMHGRLHPDEKDEVMRDFSEGKVHLLVSTTVVEVGVNVPNATFMIIFDAERFGLAQLHQLRGRVGRGEHQSYCVLLADPKSEEGKERMMSMTETNDGFVLAEKDLELRGPGDFFGRKQSGLPEFKMADLVHDYRALNTAKADAERLLNSDEFWKSEEMEGLRTILINSKALDGERID, via the coding sequence ATTAAAAAGGATGAGTTAGTTACTTCCTTAAAAGGTGTGGGAAGTGGTACAGCTAACGCATTACATGAATTAGGGATTGTCACATTAGAGGATTTAGTCATGACATTTCCTTATCGACATGAAGATTTTCGATTAAAAAATTTAGCAGAAACCGCCCACAATGAGCGAGTAACAGTAGAAGGAAGGGTCGAGAGCGAGCCTTCTCTTCTTTTTTTAGGGAAAAATAAATCGAGACTGCAAGTTCGTTTATTAGCAGGACAGCATCTTATTAAAGCGGTATTCTTCAATCAAGCCTATTTAAAAACGAAGATTATACCGGGTTCTGTTGTTACGGTAACAGGTAAGTGGGACAGAGGTAGACAGGTTATTAATGTTAGTACTTTTTCTGCCGGTCCTAAAACAGATCAACAAGATTTTGAGCCAGTTTATTCTTTAAAAGGTTCCATAAGTCAAAAGATTTTCAGGAAATTTATGCGACAAGCCTTAGATGAAATACAGGGGTACCTAGTAGATCCTTTACCAGAATCGATTAGAGTGCCCTATCGTCTACCGAATATTTCGGAGGCATTAGAGGGAATACACTTTCCGCAAGATGCCGATCATTCCAAGAATGCTCGACGACGTTTTGTGTATGAAGAGCTCCTTACTTTTCAATTGAAAATGCAAGCGATTAAAAAAGCGCGCAAAGAACAAAATGTTGGGAATAGCGTTGCTTACAACAATGATATGGTGAAAAAGTTAATTGAATCATTACCATATGAACTAACGAATGCTCAAAAACGAGTTGTCAATGAAATTTGTCGAGATTTGAAGGAACCACATCGAATGAATAGACTTTTGCAAGGGGATGTAGGTTCTGGGAAAACAGTTGTAGCCGCTATTTGTTTGTATTCGGTCATTACCGCTGGATATCAAGGAGCTCTTATGGCCCCGACAGAGATTTTAGCGGAGCAGCATGCAAGCTCGTTAGACGAATGGCTTTCTCCGATTGGGGTTAAGATTGCCCTACTGACAGGTTCTACAAAGGCGAAAGCTCGTCGAATTGTATTAGAAAACTTAGAAGCTGGAAACATCGATTTACTAATTGGAACGCACGCTTTAATTCAACCGGATGTAAAGTTTAATCGCCTTGGCTTAGTTATTACAGATGAACAGCATCGATTTGGAGTTGAGCAACGGAGAGTATTGAAGGAAAAAGGTGAAAATCCTGATGTTTTATTTATGACGGCTACTCCAATTCCTCGTACTCTAGCGATTACTGCATTCGGTGAAATGGATGTATCGATTATCGATGAAATGCCAGCGGGACGTAAAAAAATCGATACACATTGGATGAAACATGATCAGTTGCACAAGCTAGTAGTCCGCTTAAAAAAAGAATTAGCAAATGGGCGACAAGCATATATTATTTGTCCGCTAATTGAAGAGTCGGAAAAACTAGATGTACAAAATGCTGTGGATGTGTACAATATGATGTCAGCGGAGCTTGGGAATGACTATTCTGTTGGTTTAATGCACGGACGACTTCATCCAGATGAAAAAGATGAAGTTATGCGTGATTTTTCGGAAGGTAAAGTTCATTTGCTTGTTTCGACTACGGTTGTAGAGGTAGGCGTAAATGTCCCAAATGCGACGTTTATGATTATTTTCGATGCAGAACGTTTTGGCCTAGCTCAGCTTCACCAGCTAAGAGGCCGAGTTGGTCGTGGTGAACATCAATCTTATTGTGTATTGCTCGCAGATCCTAAATCGGAAGAAGGTAAAGAACGAATGATGTCGATGACGGAAACGAATGACGGATTTGTTCTTGCGGAAAAAGATTTAGAACTTCGAGGCCCTGGTGACTTTTTTGGGAGAAAACAGAGTGGATTACCAGAATTCAAAATGGCAGATCTTGTGCATGATTATCGTGCATTGAATACCGCAAAAGCGGATGCCGAAAGGCTTTTGAACTCCGATGAATTTTGGAAGTCGGAGGAAATGGAAGGATTGCGGACAATTTTAATAAACTCCAAAGCGTTGGACGGAGAAAGAATTGATTAA
- the fapR gene encoding transcription factor FapR produces MKYTKKDRQKLLLETLDKNPFITDDNLASTFNVSVQTIRLDRMELSIPELRERIKSVAAHNYEEEVKSLTIEEVIGEIIDIDLDKQAISLLDITPDHVFARNGIARGHHLFAQANSLAVAVINDELALTRKSKITFVKPVKAGDRVIAKAVVLASDSEKNSTLIEVTSKVDNETVFVGEFNMYRVTMS; encoded by the coding sequence ATGAAATATACAAAAAAAGATAGACAAAAACTGCTTTTGGAAACATTAGATAAGAACCCGTTTATTACGGATGATAATTTGGCTTCCACTTTTAATGTGAGCGTGCAGACAATTCGTCTTGATCGAATGGAACTTTCCATTCCTGAATTACGGGAACGTATAAAATCAGTTGCAGCGCATAATTACGAGGAAGAAGTAAAGTCGCTTACGATTGAAGAAGTAATCGGAGAAATTATTGATATTGATTTAGATAAGCAAGCAATTTCTTTATTGGATATTACACCGGATCATGTATTTGCAAGGAATGGCATTGCGAGAGGGCATCATTTATTTGCGCAAGCAAACTCTTTGGCTGTAGCTGTTATTAATGATGAACTAGCACTCACAAGAAAATCAAAAATTACGTTTGTAAAGCCAGTAAAAGCTGGAGATAGAGTCATTGCAAAAGCGGTAGTATTAGCGAGTGACTCAGAAAAGAACAGTACATTGATTGAAGTGACTAGTAAAGTAGATAATGAGACCGTTTTTGTCGGGGAATTTAATATGTATCGAGTAACAATGTCTTAA
- the plsX gene encoding phosphate acyltransferase PlsX, whose translation MKISIDAMGGDNAPHEIVKGVYEALQAFDDIEIQLYGDEQKLAPLVTAHDRLQVIHTDEVIEGTDEPVRAVRKKKNSSMVKMAESVKNGEADACVSAGNTGALMAAGLFVVGRIDQVERPALAPTLPTLDGKGFVMLDLGANSDAKPEHLEQFAIMGSVYAEKVRGINNPRIGLLNIGTEDKKGNELTKAAFALLKEAPINFVGNVESRDLLTGVADVVVTDGFTGNMVLKSIEGTASGIFTLLKEAFNTSTKTKLSALLVKDQLRGLKSKLDYSEYGGAGLFGLKSPVIKAHGSSNANAIFHAIRQARTMVEHDVCGIIQSTLRKELPND comes from the coding sequence ATGAAAATTTCAATAGATGCAATGGGTGGAGACAACGCTCCACATGAAATCGTAAAAGGTGTGTATGAAGCTTTACAAGCTTTTGATGATATAGAAATACAACTGTATGGTGACGAACAAAAGTTAGCACCTCTTGTTACTGCACATGATCGATTACAAGTGATACATACGGATGAGGTTATAGAAGGTACAGATGAACCAGTGCGTGCTGTCCGTAAAAAGAAAAATTCTTCGATGGTGAAAATGGCGGAATCAGTGAAAAATGGAGAAGCGGATGCGTGTGTTTCAGCAGGAAATACAGGCGCTTTAATGGCAGCAGGATTATTTGTTGTTGGTCGTATTGACCAAGTGGAACGTCCAGCTCTTGCTCCAACCCTACCGACATTAGATGGTAAAGGATTTGTCATGCTTGATTTAGGAGCAAATTCAGATGCAAAACCAGAACATTTGGAGCAATTTGCTATTATGGGTAGCGTTTATGCAGAAAAAGTTCGCGGTATCAATAACCCGCGTATTGGTCTTTTAAATATTGGAACAGAAGATAAAAAAGGAAATGAGCTTACGAAAGCAGCATTTGCTTTATTAAAAGAAGCTCCAATTAATTTTGTAGGTAATGTGGAGTCTAGGGATTTATTGACTGGTGTAGCAGACGTTGTAGTAACGGATGGTTTCACAGGTAATATGGTTTTGAAATCGATTGAAGGAACTGCATCGGGGATTTTTACATTGCTGAAAGAGGCTTTCAATACTTCTACCAAGACAAAATTGTCTGCTCTTCTTGTCAAAGATCAATTGCGTGGATTAAAAAGCAAACTTGACTACTCAGAATACGGTGGAGCGGGTTTGTTTGGATTAAAATCTCCGGTTATTAAGGCACATGGTTCTTCTAATGCAAATGCTATTTTCCATGCTATTCGACAAGCGAGAACAATGGTAGAACATGATGTATGTGGCATTATCCAAAGTACTTTAAGAAAGGAATTACCAAATGACTAA
- the fabD gene encoding ACP S-malonyltransferase gives MTKIAFIFPGQGSQSVGMGQQFIEADRESKKYYEQADEVLGFSLSNIMLEGPAEELTKTYHAQPALLTTSTMVAQKLLEAGISPDYTAGHSLGEYSALVASNVISFEDAVLLVHKRGLYMNEAVPAGEGAMAAILGLDKEALTEVTNEVSTNGQVVQVANLNCPGQIVISGTVAGVETASAKAKEAGAKRAIPLVVSGPFHSELMRPAAQKLDAAISAITLQNTTTPVISNVTALPVTEASKMKNLLVEQLYSPVRWEESVQKMIELGVTVFIECGPGKVLSGLVKKVDRSVTTYCVYDDASLQQVITELGEINNG, from the coding sequence ATGACTAAAATTGCATTTATTTTTCCAGGACAAGGTTCACAATCGGTTGGGATGGGTCAACAATTTATCGAAGCTGATCGTGAAAGTAAAAAATATTATGAGCAAGCAGATGAAGTTTTAGGGTTTTCTCTCTCGAACATTATGTTAGAGGGACCGGCGGAAGAACTGACAAAAACGTATCACGCGCAGCCTGCTTTACTTACGACAAGTACAATGGTTGCTCAGAAGTTATTGGAAGCTGGTATTTCTCCGGATTATACAGCTGGTCATAGCTTAGGGGAGTATTCGGCACTTGTGGCATCGAATGTGATAAGTTTCGAAGATGCTGTTTTATTAGTTCATAAAAGAGGATTGTATATGAACGAAGCAGTTCCTGCAGGTGAAGGTGCTATGGCTGCAATTTTAGGATTAGATAAAGAAGCGTTAACTGAAGTGACCAATGAAGTTTCTACTAATGGTCAGGTTGTTCAAGTGGCTAACTTGAATTGTCCGGGGCAAATCGTAATTTCAGGAACTGTTGCAGGAGTGGAGACTGCTTCTGCAAAAGCGAAGGAAGCTGGAGCGAAAAGAGCGATACCATTAGTAGTAAGTGGACCATTCCATTCTGAATTAATGCGACCTGCTGCACAAAAACTAGATGCAGCTATTTCAGCTATTACGTTACAAAATACAACAACACCGGTTATTTCAAATGTAACGGCACTTCCAGTAACAGAAGCATCAAAGATGAAGAACTTATTGGTGGAGCAATTGTATTCACCGGTTCGCTGGGAAGAATCTGTGCAGAAAATGATCGAGCTTGGCGTAACCGTATTTATTGAATGCGGGCCGGGTAAAGTTCTTAGTGGATTAGTGAAAAAAGTCGATCGCTCTGTTACTACTTATTGCGTGTATGACGATGCATCATTGCAACAAGTAATTACTGAATTAGGAGAGATTAATAATGGGTAA
- the fabG gene encoding 3-oxoacyl-[acyl-carrier-protein] reductase: MGKLDGKSVIVTGASRGIGKDIALYLAKEGAKVAVNYSGSQEKAEAVVEEIKSFGGEAFAVQANVDQAEDVQKLISTTLETFGTIDILVNNAGITRDNLLMRMKEQEWDDVLNTNLKGVFLCTKAVTRQMMKQRQGRIINITSIVGVSGNPGQANYVAAKAGVIGLTKSTALELASRNITVNSVAPGFITTDMTDALPEEVKNQMLSQIPLAKFGNPEDIAKAVAFLASDDANYITGQTLHVNGGMYM, from the coding sequence ATGGGTAAATTAGATGGGAAATCAGTGATTGTAACAGGTGCTTCTCGTGGCATTGGAAAAGACATAGCACTTTATCTTGCAAAAGAAGGCGCAAAAGTTGCCGTTAACTATAGTGGAAGTCAAGAAAAAGCAGAAGCGGTAGTAGAAGAAATTAAATCTTTTGGTGGGGAAGCATTTGCAGTTCAAGCAAATGTAGATCAAGCAGAAGATGTCCAAAAATTAATTAGTACGACACTAGAAACTTTTGGTACAATTGATATTTTAGTAAACAATGCAGGTATTACGAGAGATAATCTTCTAATGCGCATGAAAGAACAAGAATGGGACGATGTACTTAACACAAACTTAAAAGGTGTTTTCCTATGCACGAAAGCTGTGACTCGACAAATGATGAAACAGAGACAAGGTCGTATTATCAATATCACTTCCATCGTTGGGGTATCGGGAAATCCAGGACAAGCAAACTATGTTGCAGCGAAAGCAGGGGTAATTGGGTTAACGAAATCCACTGCACTCGAGTTAGCGAGCCGCAATATTACGGTGAACTCTGTTGCACCTGGCTTTATTACGACGGATATGACGGATGCGCTTCCTGAAGAAGTGAAAAATCAAATGTTAAGTCAAATTCCACTCGCTAAATTTGGAAATCCAGAAGATATTGCAAAAGCAGTTGCGTTTTTAGCTTCGGATGATGCGAATTATATTACTGGACAAACTTTACATGTTAATGGTGGCATGTACATGTAA
- the acpP gene encoding acyl carrier protein encodes MSTVLERVTKVIVDRLGVDESEVKLEASFRDDLGADSLDVVELVMELEDEFDMEISDEDAENISTVGSAVSYIESKQG; translated from the coding sequence GTGTCAACAGTTTTAGAACGCGTAACTAAAGTAATCGTCGATCGTCTAGGTGTAGATGAAAGCGAAGTAAAATTAGAAGCATCTTTCCGTGATGATTTAGGTGCTGACTCTCTTGATGTAGTAGAACTAGTAATGGAACTTGAAGATGAGTTCGATATGGAAATTTCAGATGAAGATGCTGAAAACATTTCTACTGTAGGTAGTGCAGTTAGCTATATTGAAAGCAAACAAGGCTAA
- the rnc gene encoding ribonuclease III, whose product MKVNRKSSHTKKAVFSESVKEQFEHFQQHFQIQFNNPTLLYQAFTHSSYVNEHRRKFFTDNERLEFLGDAVLELSVSQYLFQQYTLMSEGELTKLRAAIVCEPSLVLFANELNFGKFVLLGKGEELTGGRERPALLADVFEAFIGALYLDQGLNVVVSFLEKIVFPKIEIGAFSHVMDYKSQLQEVIQQQNNGMLSYEIVEEKGPAHNRTFISRVILNTKELGVGIGRSKKEAEQQAARLAILAIKDQEREE is encoded by the coding sequence ATGAAAGTAAATCGTAAAAGTAGTCACACTAAAAAAGCAGTTTTTTCTGAAAGTGTGAAGGAGCAGTTTGAACATTTTCAACAGCATTTCCAAATTCAATTTAATAATCCGACATTATTGTATCAAGCCTTTACCCATTCATCTTATGTGAATGAGCATCGACGGAAGTTTTTCACCGATAACGAACGCCTGGAGTTCCTTGGAGACGCCGTTTTAGAGTTATCGGTATCTCAATATTTATTTCAGCAATATACGCTGATGAGTGAAGGGGAGCTAACAAAGCTTCGAGCAGCTATCGTTTGTGAGCCTTCTCTAGTACTATTTGCTAATGAACTTAACTTTGGCAAATTTGTATTGCTAGGAAAAGGGGAAGAGCTAACCGGAGGACGCGAAAGACCAGCGCTATTAGCAGATGTTTTTGAAGCATTTATCGGTGCATTATATTTAGATCAGGGATTGAATGTAGTCGTTTCATTTTTAGAAAAGATTGTGTTCCCTAAAATCGAAATCGGTGCTTTTTCGCATGTGATGGATTATAAAAGTCAATTACAAGAAGTTATTCAGCAACAAAATAATGGAATGCTAAGCTATGAAATCGTTGAGGAGAAAGGGCCGGCACATAACCGCACCTTCATATCTCGCGTTATTTTAAACACAAAGGAACTTGGAGTCGGCATTGGTCGTTCCAAAAAAGAAGCGGAACAACAAGCTGCTAGACTTGCGATACTCGCAATAAAGGATCAAGAACGGGAGGAATAA